A part of Deltaproteobacteria bacterium genomic DNA contains:
- the nadA gene encoding quinolinate synthase NadA — MDFESLQKKIRRLLAERNAVLLVHYYQRGEIQDIADILGDSLALSMGAAKTDADIIVFAGVHFMAESASILCPDKTVLLPRREAGCALADMIDAGLLSRAKKDHPDAPVVTYINSSAEIKALSDICCTSSNAINVVNSLSSKKVMMAPDGNLARYTAHFTDKEIIPWNGYCPVHHFLTADSVRQVKAKFPGALFAAHPECTAEVLAMADFVGSTGKILKYAGECEAKEIIVGTEMGIMHQLKKQNPDKTFIPASDNLICQTMKCTTLEDILNALLEMKHVIKVPEEIRIPAKKTLDRMLAIA; from the coding sequence ATGGATTTTGAGTCATTGCAGAAAAAGATCAGACGGCTCCTTGCAGAAAGAAATGCAGTCCTTCTGGTACACTATTATCAGAGGGGTGAGATTCAGGATATTGCTGATATTCTTGGTGATTCTCTTGCCCTGAGCATGGGGGCCGCCAAAACAGATGCCGATATTATCGTGTTCGCGGGTGTTCATTTCATGGCGGAGAGCGCCTCCATACTATGCCCGGACAAGACTGTCCTTCTGCCGAGACGGGAGGCCGGTTGTGCCCTCGCAGACATGATTGACGCGGGTCTCCTGTCAAGGGCAAAAAAAGACCATCCGGATGCACCGGTTGTGACCTACATCAATTCATCCGCTGAAATCAAAGCCCTCAGTGACATCTGCTGCACTTCTTCCAACGCGATAAACGTGGTGAACTCCCTCAGCAGTAAGAAGGTTATGATGGCGCCCGATGGAAACCTGGCCCGCTACACGGCGCATTTTACCGATAAGGAAATAATTCCATGGAACGGCTACTGTCCGGTTCATCACTTTCTTACGGCGGATTCTGTAAGACAGGTGAAAGCGAAATTTCCCGGGGCGCTTTTCGCAGCCCATCCTGAATGTACGGCCGAGGTTTTAGCAATGGCCGATTTTGTAGGAAGTACGGGAAAGATTCTAAAATATGCCGGAGAATGCGAGGCGAAGGAGATAATTGTCGGTACAGAAATGGGAATTATGCATCAGTTGAAAAAGCAGAATCCTGATAAGACTTTTATTCCTGCATCGGATAATTTGATCTGTCAGACTATGAAATGTACTACCCTCGAAGATATATTGAATGCATTGCTCGAAATGAAACACGTGATAAAGGTGCCTGAAGAGATAAGAATCCCGGCAAAAAAAACCCTCGACAGGATGCTTGCTATTGCATGA